A part of Aquibium oceanicum genomic DNA contains:
- a CDS encoding ABC transporter substrate-binding protein — MSKELEFLSRNVALGRLSRRDFLGRAAALGVAAPFANSLLASAAFGQEPVKGGTLKAGLQGGEATNSLDPASFLSQVPFSFGKCWGDYLVRLNRDGSLQNRLAEEIGASDDAMTWTMKIKEGVEFHNGKTVTADDVAATIERHADENSKSGALGILKNITGVKASGNEVIVTLGSADADFPYLMADYHLIIQPNGGKDDPTAGISCGPYKVTVNEPGVRQGGEKFANYWGGDDMGHADQVEIIVINDATARTSALQGGQVHMINRVEPKIVELIKRVPGVTIQNVSGRGHYVFIMHCNTAPFDNNDLRLALKYAMNREEMLDKILFGYGSIGNDFPINKAYPLFTELEQRTYDPDKAKFHFKKSGHDGPVLLRTSDVAFSGAVDAAQLYQQSCAAAGITIDVKREPGDGYWSEVWNKQPFSTSYWGGRSTQDQMYTTAYYSKADWNDTRFFNEKFDQMLLAARSELDEAKRKQMYADMGMLVRDEGGLILPMFNDFIDASGAKAAGYDPHPAGEMMDGYALAECWLAA, encoded by the coding sequence ATGTCGAAAGAACTCGAATTTCTGAGCCGCAACGTCGCGCTCGGCAGGCTGAGCCGGCGCGATTTTCTCGGCCGGGCTGCCGCGTTGGGCGTGGCCGCTCCCTTCGCGAATTCCCTTTTGGCCAGCGCCGCCTTCGGCCAAGAGCCGGTCAAGGGCGGCACCCTGAAGGCGGGGTTGCAGGGCGGCGAGGCGACGAACAGCCTCGATCCGGCGTCCTTCCTGAGCCAGGTGCCGTTCTCCTTCGGCAAGTGCTGGGGTGACTATCTGGTCCGCCTCAACCGCGACGGTTCCCTCCAGAACAGGCTCGCCGAGGAAATCGGCGCTTCCGACGACGCCATGACCTGGACCATGAAGATCAAGGAGGGCGTCGAGTTCCACAATGGCAAGACGGTCACCGCGGACGACGTGGCGGCAACGATCGAGCGCCATGCGGACGAGAACTCGAAGTCGGGGGCGCTCGGAATCCTGAAGAACATCACTGGCGTCAAGGCCAGCGGCAACGAGGTGATCGTCACGCTCGGCAGCGCCGACGCGGACTTCCCCTACCTGATGGCCGACTATCACCTGATCATCCAGCCGAACGGCGGCAAGGACGATCCGACGGCGGGCATCTCCTGCGGTCCATACAAGGTCACCGTCAACGAGCCGGGCGTGCGCCAGGGCGGCGAGAAGTTCGCCAACTACTGGGGTGGCGACGATATGGGCCATGCCGATCAGGTCGAGATCATCGTCATCAACGACGCGACCGCGCGCACCTCGGCCCTTCAGGGCGGCCAGGTGCACATGATCAACCGCGTCGAGCCGAAGATCGTCGAACTGATCAAGCGCGTTCCCGGTGTCACGATTCAGAACGTCTCGGGTCGCGGCCACTACGTCTTCATCATGCATTGCAACACCGCGCCGTTCGACAACAACGACCTTCGCCTGGCGCTGAAATACGCCATGAACCGCGAGGAGATGCTGGACAAGATCCTGTTCGGCTACGGCTCGATCGGCAACGACTTCCCCATCAACAAGGCCTATCCGCTGTTCACCGAACTCGAGCAGCGCACCTACGATCCGGACAAGGCGAAGTTCCACTTCAAGAAGTCCGGACACGATGGCCCGGTGCTGCTGCGCACCTCCGACGTCGCCTTCTCCGGTGCCGTCGACGCCGCGCAGCTCTACCAGCAGTCCTGCGCTGCTGCCGGCATCACCATCGACGTCAAGCGCGAGCCGGGCGATGGCTACTGGTCGGAAGTCTGGAACAAGCAGCCCTTCTCCACCTCCTACTGGGGCGGACGTTCCACGCAGGACCAGATGTACACCACCGCCTACTATTCCAAGGCCGACTGGAACGACACGCGCTTCTTCAACGAGAAGTTCGACCAGATGCTGCTCGCCGCGCGCAGCGAGCTCGACGAGGCCAAGCGCAAGCAGATGTATGCCGACATGGGCATGCTCGTCCGCGACGAAGGCGGCCTGATCCTGCCGATGTTCAACGACTTCATCGATGCGTCCGGCGCCAAGGCGGCCGGGTACGACCCGCATCCGGCGGGCGAGATGATGGACGGCTACGCGCTGGCCGAATGCTGGCTCGCGGCCTAG
- a CDS encoding alpha/beta hydrolase yields the protein MTDYTSLIDAETWAFIERTNSFYPPDTVDYGIERQREIYDRMCREFHAGYPDGITVETTALGTDTHRVPIRIYRPEGTKPLALVLYFHGGGFVVGGLESHDDVCAELCLRTGCTVVSVDYRLVPEHIHPAAFEDAMTAFYWAADTQGLPVVLAGDSAGGNLAAAVAHASRGHPGAPVGQVLIYPGLGGDQTKGSYVTHADAPMLSLRDIDFYRGVRFGGAEPMGDTRAAPLHDTDFSGLPPTVLVTAECDPLSSDGEAYRDAILAAGGKAEWFEEKGLVHGYLRARHTVGRARDSFSRIVEATTALARGEWPY from the coding sequence ATGACCGACTACACCAGCCTGATCGACGCCGAGACATGGGCCTTCATCGAGCGGACGAACTCGTTCTATCCGCCCGACACGGTCGACTACGGCATCGAGCGCCAGCGCGAAATCTACGACCGGATGTGCCGGGAGTTTCATGCCGGCTATCCCGACGGGATCACGGTGGAGACCACCGCGCTCGGCACCGACACGCATCGCGTCCCGATCCGCATCTACAGGCCGGAGGGGACGAAGCCTCTGGCGCTGGTGCTCTATTTCCATGGCGGCGGCTTCGTCGTCGGCGGGCTGGAGAGCCATGACGACGTCTGCGCGGAACTGTGCCTTCGCACCGGCTGTACGGTGGTTTCAGTCGACTACCGGCTGGTGCCGGAACACATCCACCCGGCCGCCTTCGAGGACGCCATGACCGCGTTCTACTGGGCTGCCGACACGCAGGGCCTACCGGTCGTGCTCGCCGGGGATTCGGCGGGCGGCAACCTCGCCGCGGCGGTGGCGCATGCCTCACGCGGACATCCGGGCGCGCCTGTCGGGCAGGTGCTGATCTATCCCGGGCTCGGCGGCGACCAGACCAAGGGCTCCTACGTCACCCATGCGGATGCGCCGATGCTTTCGCTGCGCGACATCGATTTCTACAGGGGCGTCCGTTTCGGCGGCGCGGAGCCGATGGGCGACACCCGCGCGGCGCCGCTGCACGACACCGATTTCTCCGGTCTGCCGCCGACCGTGCTCGTCACCGCCGAATGCGACCCGCTCTCCTCCGACGGCGAGGCCTATCGAGACGCAATCCTTGCGGCCGGCGGCAAGGCGGAGTGGTTCGAGGAAAAGGGCCTGGTGCACGGCTATCTGCGGGCGCGGCATACCGTGGGGCGGGCGCGCGACAGTTTTTCCCGGATCGTGGAAGCGACGACGGCGCTGGCCAGGGGCGAGTGGCCTTATTGA
- a CDS encoding ABC transporter permease — MLDLRHIPAGALLGLVITALFLFTAIFAPLLAPYGGGQIVGGVWEPMNAQHWLGTDNLGRDLLSRMIYGARITIFIAVLATALSFSMGAILGFTAAVVGGWFDTIMSRFVDLLMSIPTLIFGLVVLSVLPSTVVTLILVMGILDSTRVYRLSRAVAVDINVMDFVEAAKLRGEGMGWIIFREILPNALSPLISELGLRFIYAVLFLSALSFLGLGVQPPAADWGGMVKENKEGIVFGISAALIPAAAIAALAISVNLVADWILNRTTSLKGGRG; from the coding sequence ATGCTGGACTTGAGACACATTCCGGCCGGAGCGCTGCTCGGCCTCGTCATCACCGCGCTCTTCCTCTTCACCGCGATCTTCGCGCCGCTGCTTGCGCCTTATGGCGGCGGTCAGATCGTGGGGGGCGTCTGGGAACCGATGAACGCCCAGCACTGGCTGGGCACCGACAACCTCGGACGTGACCTGCTGTCGCGCATGATCTATGGCGCGCGCATCACCATCTTCATCGCGGTGCTGGCTACCGCGCTCTCCTTCAGCATGGGTGCGATCCTGGGTTTCACGGCGGCGGTCGTCGGCGGCTGGTTCGACACAATCATGTCGCGCTTCGTCGACCTCCTGATGTCGATCCCCACCCTGATCTTCGGCCTCGTGGTGCTCTCGGTCCTTCCCTCGACCGTGGTTACGCTGATCCTGGTCATGGGCATCCTCGATTCCACCCGCGTCTACCGCCTCTCACGGGCGGTCGCTGTCGACATCAACGTCATGGACTTCGTGGAAGCGGCCAAGCTGCGCGGCGAGGGCATGGGCTGGATCATCTTCCGCGAAATCCTGCCCAACGCGCTGTCGCCGCTCATCTCCGAACTCGGCCTGCGCTTCATCTATGCCGTGCTCTTCCTGTCCGCGCTCTCCTTCCTCGGCCTCGGCGTCCAGCCGCCTGCGGCGGACTGGGGCGGTATGGTCAAGGAGAACAAGGAGGGCATCGTCTTCGGCATCTCCGCCGCGCTGATCCCCGCCGCCGCGATCGCCGCGCTCGCCATCTCGGTCAATCTGGTCGCCGACTGGATTCTCAACCGCACAACCAGCCTGAAGGGAGGGCGCGGCTGA
- a CDS encoding cation diffusion facilitator family transporter → MAAHKGSKKVIYAALIGNFLIAVTKFLAAFFTGSSAMLSEGIHSLVDTGNGGLMLYGLRRSAKPPDLAHPFGHGRELYFWSFVVALLIFALGAGVSFYEGVQHIRHPEPSVSVEWNYAVLGFAILFEGGSWYVALKEFRSVKGDVGYVEAIRRSKDPSVFTVLFEDTAALLGLVIALAGVTAAHYLEIPIFDGIASIGISLVLAFTAIFLARETKGLLIGEAAAPAVEATVLRIAAEDPLVTAANGVMTVHVGPSQIVATISAEFHDDARADDIENTIERIEARLREEAPDIVAVYVKPQREAVWGKRRARLADG, encoded by the coding sequence TTGGCCGCGCACAAGGGTTCCAAGAAGGTCATCTACGCCGCGCTGATCGGTAATTTCCTCATCGCCGTGACCAAGTTCCTGGCCGCCTTCTTCACCGGCAGTTCCGCCATGCTGTCGGAGGGGATTCATTCGCTCGTCGACACCGGCAATGGCGGGCTGATGCTCTACGGGCTGCGCCGCTCGGCCAAACCTCCGGACCTCGCCCATCCCTTCGGCCACGGGCGCGAGCTCTATTTCTGGAGCTTCGTGGTGGCTCTGCTGATCTTCGCGCTCGGGGCGGGGGTGTCTTTCTACGAGGGCGTGCAGCACATCCGCCATCCCGAGCCCTCCGTGAGCGTGGAATGGAACTATGCGGTGCTCGGCTTCGCGATCCTGTTCGAGGGCGGCTCCTGGTATGTGGCGCTGAAGGAGTTCCGGTCGGTCAAGGGGGACGTAGGTTATGTGGAGGCGATCCGCCGGAGCAAGGATCCGAGCGTCTTCACGGTGCTGTTCGAGGACACCGCCGCGCTGCTCGGCCTGGTGATCGCGCTCGCCGGCGTCACCGCCGCCCACTACCTGGAAATACCGATCTTCGACGGTATCGCCTCGATCGGCATTTCGCTGGTGCTCGCCTTCACCGCCATCTTCCTGGCGCGCGAGACCAAGGGCCTGCTGATCGGCGAAGCGGCGGCGCCCGCCGTCGAGGCCACCGTGCTGCGGATCGCGGCGGAGGACCCATTGGTCACGGCCGCCAACGGCGTGATGACCGTGCATGTCGGGCCGAGCCAGATCGTGGCAACCATCAGCGCCGAATTCCACGACGACGCCCGTGCCGACGATATCGAGAACACCATCGAACGCATCGAGGCGCGTCTCAGGGAGGAGGCGCCCGACATCGTGGCGGTCTACGTCAAGCCGCAGCGCGAGGCCGTGTGGGGCAAGCGACGCGCCCGGCTGGCAGACGGCTGA
- a CDS encoding ABC transporter permease, with protein sequence MIAQRIALGVILLFAVSALIFAGTQILPGDVAQSILGQSATPESLANLREELGLNQPAIVRYFVWLGGVVTGDLGTALTTRQDIATTLLPRLWNTLFLAFWAAIVSVPLAIVLGLLAVRYRNGPIDKAISGFALASTSLPEFFVGYLLIFFVAVKLQWFPSISTVYDGMPFLQKLQAIVLPATVLTLVVLAHMMRMTRAAILNVMQSAYIETAELKGLSAFDIIRKHAFPNAIAPIVNVVMLNLAFLVVGVVVVEVIFVYPGMGQYLVDHVAKRDVPVVQAVGLIFAAVYISLNIIADIAAILANPRLRHPK encoded by the coding sequence ATGATCGCCCAGCGCATCGCGCTGGGCGTCATCCTGCTGTTTGCGGTGTCGGCGCTCATCTTCGCCGGCACGCAGATCCTTCCAGGCGACGTCGCACAGTCGATTCTCGGCCAGTCGGCGACGCCGGAATCCCTCGCGAACCTTCGCGAGGAACTCGGGCTCAACCAGCCCGCAATCGTACGCTATTTCGTCTGGCTGGGCGGAGTGGTCACCGGCGACCTGGGGACCGCGCTCACCACGCGCCAGGACATAGCGACAACCCTGCTGCCGCGGCTGTGGAACACCCTGTTCCTGGCGTTCTGGGCGGCAATCGTTTCCGTGCCGCTGGCGATCGTCCTCGGCCTCCTCGCTGTGCGCTACCGCAACGGCCCCATCGACAAGGCGATCTCCGGCTTCGCACTGGCATCGACGTCGCTGCCCGAATTCTTCGTCGGCTACCTGCTGATCTTCTTCGTCGCCGTGAAGCTGCAGTGGTTCCCGTCCATCTCCACCGTCTACGACGGAATGCCCTTCCTGCAGAAGCTGCAGGCGATCGTGCTGCCGGCAACCGTGCTGACGCTCGTCGTGCTGGCGCACATGATGCGCATGACCCGCGCCGCGATCCTGAACGTGATGCAGTCCGCCTATATCGAGACCGCCGAACTCAAGGGCCTCTCGGCCTTCGACATCATCCGCAAGCACGCCTTCCCGAACGCGATCGCACCGATCGTCAACGTGGTGATGCTCAATCTCGCCTTCCTCGTCGTCGGCGTCGTCGTGGTCGAGGTCATCTTCGTCTATCCCGGCATGGGCCAGTACCTGGTGGACCACGTCGCCAAGCGCGACGTTCCGGTCGTGCAGGCCGTCGGCCTGATCTTCGCTGCTGTCTACATCAGCCTCAACATCATCGCGGACATCGCGGCCATCCTGGCCAACCCGCGACTCAGGCATCCGAAATAG
- a CDS encoding type II toxin-antitoxin system RelE/ParE family toxin has translation MIGYVLTRAAQADLDGIWDYSELTWSEDQAERYVAAIRDTCLALANGEKTGRPADRFRQGYYRQAIGSHFIFYKITEDGLIQVMRILHQRMDVASRLGKK, from the coding sequence ATGATCGGCTACGTGCTGACCAGGGCGGCTCAGGCCGACCTTGATGGCATTTGGGACTACTCGGAACTGACATGGTCCGAAGACCAGGCCGAGCGTTACGTCGCCGCGATCCGCGACACCTGCCTGGCCCTCGCGAACGGTGAAAAGACCGGGAGGCCGGCCGACCGGTTTCGACAGGGCTACTACAGGCAGGCCATCGGCTCGCATTTCATCTTTTACAAGATAACGGAGGACGGGCTCATCCAGGTGATGCGTATCCTGCATCAAAGGATGGACGTCGCGTCCCGCCTAGGAAAGAAGTGA
- a CDS encoding type II toxin-antitoxin system ParD family antitoxin gives MTKHTTLSLDEHSAEFIEQQIDGGNYASADEVVAAGLKLLEAEQEYVAAVRAALIEGENSGPPEPFDFDDFIARKKAKRAE, from the coding sequence ATGACCAAGCACACGACGCTTTCGCTGGACGAGCATTCTGCCGAGTTCATCGAGCAGCAGATCGATGGTGGAAACTACGCGTCGGCCGACGAGGTCGTGGCAGCCGGATTGAAGCTGCTCGAAGCCGAGCAGGAATACGTCGCAGCCGTGCGTGCCGCTCTGATCGAAGGCGAAAACAGCGGACCGCCCGAGCCCTTCGATTTCGACGATTTCATCGCCCGCAAGAAAGCCAAGCGGGCGGAATGA
- a CDS encoding carnitinyl-CoA dehydratase: MTDVITTRTESAVLEITLDRPKANAIDLATSRLMGETFRAFRDDPALRVAIVKTAGEKFFSAGWDLKAAAGGDAVDGDYGVGGFAGLQELIDMNKPVIACVNGMAVGGGFELALSCDLIYASDHSSFALPEIRAGTLADAATVKLPKRIPYHVAMDLLLTGRWMDVAEAHRWGLVNEVVPADRLEARVWEVARLLAGGPPLVFAAIKEVAREAEAMGFQDAMNWITKRKFRTVDALYASEDNMEGFRAFAEKRDPVWKGR, from the coding sequence ATGACCGACGTCATCACCACCCGAACCGAAAGCGCGGTTCTGGAGATCACGCTCGACCGGCCGAAGGCCAACGCCATCGACCTGGCGACCTCGCGGCTGATGGGCGAGACTTTTCGGGCCTTCCGCGACGATCCCGCGCTGCGCGTGGCCATCGTCAAGACGGCGGGCGAAAAGTTCTTCTCGGCCGGATGGGACCTGAAGGCGGCGGCGGGCGGCGATGCGGTCGACGGCGACTACGGCGTCGGCGGGTTCGCCGGCCTGCAGGAACTCATCGACATGAACAAGCCGGTCATCGCCTGCGTCAACGGCATGGCGGTCGGCGGCGGCTTCGAACTGGCACTCTCCTGCGACCTGATCTACGCCTCGGACCACTCGTCCTTCGCCCTGCCCGAAATCCGCGCCGGTACGCTGGCGGATGCCGCCACAGTCAAGCTGCCGAAGCGCATCCCCTATCACGTCGCCATGGACCTCCTGCTCACCGGGCGCTGGATGGACGTCGCCGAGGCGCACCGCTGGGGCCTCGTCAACGAGGTGGTGCCGGCGGACCGGCTGGAGGCGCGCGTATGGGAGGTCGCCCGGCTTCTGGCCGGCGGGCCGCCGCTGGTCTTCGCCGCCATCAAGGAAGTGGCGCGCGAGGCGGAGGCGATGGGGTTCCAGGACGCGATGAACTGGATCACCAAGCGCAAGTTCCGTACGGTCGACGCGCTCTACGCCTCGGAGGACAACATGGAAGGGTTTCGCGCGTTTGCAGAGAAGAGGGATCCGGTGTGGAAGGGGCGATGA
- a CDS encoding ABC transporter ATP-binding protein, which yields MARVKASRTEGGPLLDIRNLKIEATVYPPGEDPRNVTIVDGVSLTLQKGKVLGLIGESGAGKSTIGLSAMGYGRGGVRITGGEVIINGRDILKGGLGGLRRLRGKEVCYVAQSAAAAFNPAHKLMDQVVEATLLHGVASRAEAEKRAVNLFRKLSLPNPETIGDRYPHQVSGGQLQRVMTAMALCSEPDLIVFDEPTTALDVTTQIDVLAAIKDAIRDTGVAALYITHDLAVVAQVSDEIMVLRHGKLVEWGGTRQIIKEPRQEYTNQLVSVHHIEHQEKVPGEAPFLSVKNVTAAYGGGSVDVLKNVSVDIYPGQTLAVVGESGSGKSTLARAITGLLPPREGSINFDGRTLPGRLADRTKDDLRELQMIYQMADVAMNPRQTVGTIIGRPLEFYFGLRGKERDQRVAELLEEIEMGKGFLDRYPAELSGGQKQRVCIARALAAKPKLIICDEVTSALDPLVANGILKLLLNLQSVENVAYLFITHDLATVKSIADSIAVMYRGAVVRYGPKSQVLEPPFDDYTDLLLSSVPEMELGWLEKAISGRRMEAAGN from the coding sequence ATGGCCCGGGTTAAGGCATCGAGGACGGAAGGCGGACCCCTGCTCGACATCCGCAACCTGAAGATCGAGGCAACCGTCTATCCGCCTGGCGAGGACCCGCGCAACGTCACCATCGTCGACGGCGTCTCGCTGACGCTCCAGAAGGGCAAGGTGCTGGGGCTCATCGGCGAATCGGGTGCCGGCAAGTCCACGATCGGTCTGTCCGCCATGGGCTACGGCCGCGGCGGCGTGCGCATCACCGGCGGCGAGGTCATCATAAACGGCCGCGACATCCTGAAGGGCGGCCTGGGCGGCCTGCGCAGGCTGCGCGGCAAGGAGGTCTGCTATGTCGCTCAATCGGCGGCGGCCGCCTTCAACCCCGCGCACAAGCTGATGGACCAGGTGGTCGAGGCGACGCTGCTGCACGGCGTCGCCAGCCGCGCCGAGGCCGAGAAGCGCGCCGTCAACCTGTTCCGCAAGCTCAGCCTGCCCAATCCCGAAACCATCGGCGACCGCTATCCGCACCAGGTTTCCGGCGGGCAGTTGCAGCGCGTCATGACGGCGATGGCGCTCTGCTCGGAGCCGGACCTGATCGTCTTCGACGAGCCCACGACGGCGCTCGACGTCACCACCCAGATCGACGTGCTCGCCGCCATCAAGGATGCGATCCGCGACACCGGTGTGGCCGCGCTCTACATCACCCACGACCTCGCCGTCGTCGCCCAGGTCTCGGACGAGATCATGGTGCTGCGCCACGGCAAGCTGGTCGAATGGGGCGGCACGCGGCAGATCATCAAGGAGCCGCGCCAGGAATACACCAACCAGCTCGTTTCCGTGCATCACATCGAGCACCAGGAAAAGGTGCCGGGCGAAGCCCCGTTCCTTTCCGTGAAGAACGTGACGGCAGCCTATGGCGGCGGCTCGGTCGACGTCCTGAAGAACGTTTCGGTCGACATCTACCCCGGCCAGACGCTCGCCGTCGTGGGCGAATCCGGTTCCGGCAAGTCGACGCTGGCCCGCGCCATCACGGGTCTGCTTCCCCCGCGCGAGGGATCGATCAACTTCGACGGCCGCACGCTTCCCGGAAGGCTCGCCGACCGGACAAAGGACGATTTGCGCGAACTCCAGATGATCTACCAGATGGCCGACGTGGCGATGAACCCGCGCCAGACGGTGGGCACCATCATCGGCCGGCCGCTGGAGTTCTATTTCGGCCTGCGCGGAAAGGAACGCGACCAGCGCGTGGCCGAGCTCCTCGAGGAGATCGAGATGGGCAAGGGCTTCCTCGACCGCTATCCGGCGGAGCTTTCGGGCGGCCAGAAGCAGCGTGTCTGTATCGCCCGCGCGCTGGCCGCCAAGCCCAAGCTCATCATCTGCGACGAGGTCACCTCGGCGCTCGATCCGCTGGTCGCCAACGGCATCCTGAAGCTCCTGCTCAACCTTCAGTCGGTCGAGAACGTCGCCTATCTCTTCATCACCCATGACCTCGCCACCGTGAAGTCGATCGCCGATTCCATCGCCGTCATGTACCGCGGCGCGGTGGTCCGCTACGGCCCCAAGAGCCAGGTGCTGGAGCCGCCCTTCGACGACTACACCGACCTGCTGCTCTCCTCGGTTCCCGAGATGGAACTGGGCTGGCTGGAGAAGGCGATCTCCGGGCGCAGGATGGAGGCGGCGGGGAACTGA
- a CDS encoding alkaline phosphatase family protein, producing the protein MPLSSKLLLIILDGVPWRNWRRLFGNLEGWVQSGEARMWKMRAVLPSTSACCYASIHTGVTPQVHGILSNEVRFRVAQPDLFSEVTKAGGKTGAVTHSYWSEFFNRHPFDLVNDIEYDEPGGPITHGRFHTMTGYGHDNQMTPSDVDLFATLTMLCQRHGIDYGILHTCTLDSMGHRFGHDNTPMDHACFGADAMLAAFLPKWRAAGYEVMVTADHGQTDRGHHGGREDLQQDFALYYFGEGKGPKEDTLLDQLQLAPTILTRLGVPVPDTMKAKPFLA; encoded by the coding sequence ATGCCCCTCTCCTCAAAACTCCTCCTCATCATCCTCGACGGCGTGCCCTGGCGCAACTGGCGGCGGCTGTTCGGCAATCTCGAGGGCTGGGTGCAGTCCGGCGAGGCGCGCATGTGGAAGATGCGCGCCGTGCTGCCGTCGACATCGGCCTGCTGCTACGCCTCGATCCACACCGGCGTGACGCCGCAGGTGCACGGCATCCTGTCCAACGAGGTGCGCTTCCGCGTCGCCCAGCCCGACCTCTTTTCCGAGGTGACCAAGGCCGGCGGCAAGACGGGCGCCGTCACCCATTCCTACTGGTCGGAGTTCTTCAACCGCCATCCCTTCGACCTCGTCAACGACATCGAATATGACGAACCGGGCGGGCCGATCACCCACGGCCGTTTCCACACCATGACCGGCTACGGCCACGACAACCAGATGACGCCCTCAGACGTCGATCTCTTCGCCACTTTGACCATGCTGTGCCAGCGCCACGGCATCGACTACGGCATTCTCCACACCTGCACGCTGGATTCCATGGGCCACCGCTTCGGCCACGACAACACACCGATGGACCATGCCTGCTTCGGCGCCGACGCCATGCTCGCCGCCTTCCTGCCGAAATGGCGCGCCGCCGGCTACGAGGTCATGGTCACGGCCGACCACGGCCAGACCGATCGCGGCCATCATGGTGGCCGGGAGGACCTGCAGCAGGATTTCGCGCTCTATTACTTCGGCGAGGGGAAAGGCCCGAAGGAGGACACCCTCCTCGACCAGCTGCAACTCGCGCCGACCATCCTGACGCGGCTCGGCGTGCCTGTCCCCGACACCATGAAGGCAAAGCCGTTCCTGGCCTGA
- a CDS encoding DUF2161 domain-containing phosphodiesterase encodes MAKAAIREADLYLPVKRMLEGQGYEVKGEIGAADLVAVRDGDEPVVVELKSGFSLSLYHQAIDRQALTDAVYIAVPRGTGRASLKALAENRKLCRRLGLGLLTVKLADGFVEIHCDPEPYRPRQSKARRGRLLKEFAKLVGDPNTGGTTRRNLVTAYRQEALLCLSLLNVLGPTKAALVARYTGVGHARRLMADNHYGWFERVGTGVYGLSPKGTEAIVDYGSELGKLSTARPFADLPQTGAGQ; translated from the coding sequence ATGGCGAAAGCGGCGATCCGCGAAGCGGACCTCTATCTGCCGGTCAAGCGCATGCTCGAAGGGCAGGGCTACGAGGTGAAGGGCGAGATCGGGGCTGCCGATCTCGTGGCCGTGCGCGACGGCGACGAGCCGGTGGTCGTGGAGCTGAAATCGGGGTTCTCGCTGTCGCTCTACCATCAGGCGATCGATCGGCAGGCGCTGACCGACGCCGTCTACATCGCCGTGCCGCGCGGCACGGGACGGGCTTCGCTGAAGGCGCTTGCGGAGAACCGGAAGCTCTGCCGGCGGCTCGGGCTCGGGCTGCTGACGGTGAAGCTGGCAGACGGGTTCGTGGAGATCCACTGCGATCCCGAGCCCTACCGTCCGCGCCAGTCGAAGGCGCGTCGGGGGCGGCTGCTGAAGGAGTTCGCCAAGCTGGTCGGCGATCCGAACACCGGCGGGACGACACGGCGCAACCTCGTGACGGCCTACCGGCAGGAGGCGCTGCTGTGCCTCAGCCTGCTCAACGTGCTGGGGCCGACCAAGGCGGCGCTGGTCGCGCGCTATACGGGCGTCGGACACGCCCGGAGGCTTATGGCCGACAATCACTACGGCTGGTTCGAGCGCGTCGGGACCGGCGTCTATGGCCTGAGCCCGAAGGGGACGGAAGCGATCGTCGACTACGGGTCCGAACTTGGAAAGCTCTCGACCGCGCGCCCCTTCGCCGACCTGCCGCAGACCGGAGCGGGACAATGA
- a CDS encoding CAP domain-containing protein — MLIASISMVPSVFRNAALFALLVLAAACAGRPIVTTSIGNSASAEEYLGYIRQVNGLAGARPDPLLEKAAQQQARYMAETGRMVHTTGSGRDFATRMSQNGVPGPAAENIAHGGMGLAKLFQMWADSPPHRKNMLDPRFTRYGLASASDAQGKRYWALVMGK; from the coding sequence TTGCTCATCGCAAGTATCTCCATGGTGCCGTCCGTCTTCCGCAATGCCGCCCTCTTCGCGCTGCTCGTCTTGGCCGCCGCCTGCGCGGGCCGACCGATCGTGACCACGAGCATCGGAAACTCGGCAAGCGCGGAAGAGTATCTCGGCTATATCCGGCAGGTGAACGGGCTTGCGGGCGCCAGACCCGATCCGCTGCTGGAGAAAGCCGCGCAGCAGCAGGCTCGCTATATGGCCGAGACCGGCCGCATGGTTCACACGACGGGTTCCGGGCGGGACTTCGCCACGAGGATGAGCCAGAACGGCGTGCCGGGACCCGCCGCAGAAAACATCGCGCATGGCGGGATGGGACTGGCGAAGCTGTTCCAGATGTGGGCGGATTCGCCCCCGCACCGGAAGAACATGCTGGACCCCCGCTTCACGCGCTACGGCCTGGCGTCCGCCAGCGATGCGCAGGGCAAGCGCTACTGGGCACTGGTGATGGGCAAGTAG